The genomic DNA AACTGATGGTCTTATTAAAAAGTTTAATCTTAAGATATTAGAGGACGATAAAAATTTCTTTGTACCATATTATGCAGCACCATTAGTAAGAGAAGATACTTTGAAGAAATATCCTGAGTTAGAAAAAGTTATGAATATGCTTTCAGGAAAAATAAATGAAGAAACTATGAGAGAACTTAATTATCAAGTGGATGAACTTGGTAAATCACCAGAAGAAGTTGCTCATTCATTCTTAGTTAAAGAAGGCTTAGTATAAAAAATTAATAGTTTATATCAAAAATTTAAGGGAGTGTCTCAAAATGAACTTTTTAGTTCATGAGGCACTCTTTTTTATATGAAATCAAATATATTTTATCATTTCAACAATAAAAAAGAAGATTATCTTTATTTTGAGACAGTCTCTTATTTTTATGTATACCAAAACCATACCTACGATTTTTATTTATAATTAAGTTTCAAATAGAATGAACAAGTACAACCAATTTTGAATATAAATATAGTAAATGTGCTTATATACGATTTTATTGTCTGGTTGATTGATATTGATAGATAGCTTTCTTTATTGAATCGAAGGGAGGGGGAATTTGTTATGGATAACTATAAGAAAGTGAAGCAAGTATTGTGGATAATTTTATTTGCTAATTTTGCAGTAGCATTATTAAAAATCATTATTGGTAATCAAATAAAAAGCTATAGTATGACAGCAGACGGATTTCATTCTTTGTCAGATGGAGCATCTAATATAGTGGGGCTTATAGGTATTTTCTTTGCATCTAAACCAAAAGATAAAAATCATCCTTATGGACATAAAAAGTTTGAAATTATAACCAGTTTATTTATAAGTGGTATGTTGTTTGTTATAGCAATTAAGATAATTCTTAGTGCAGTGTTAAGAATAGCTAATCCAGTTGTACCTGCTATAACTATAGAAAGTTTAATTGCTTTAATTATTACACTTTTTATAAATATTTTTGTATGCATGTATGAATATAGAATTGGGACTAAACTAAATAGTTATGTTTTGATTTCGGATTCATTGCATACAAGAAGTGATATATTTGTGTCTCTAGGTGTATTGGTTACTTTAGTTGGTGTTAAGTTAGGATTTCCAGTAATAATAGAATCTATAGTTCCTATTATTATTTCTGCATTCATAATTTATTCGGCTTATGGAATATTTAGGCCATCTATTGGAATTTTGGTCGATAGAGTGGCTGTAGATGAGGATTATATAAAAGAAATTGTGTTTGAATTTAATGAGGTAAGGGATGTTCACAATATCAGAAGTAGAGGTAGCAAAAGTTCTATTTATATTGACATGCATGTAATGGTAGACCCATTTATAAGCGTAGAGCAATCTCATGATTTAACACATAAAATTGAGAAACAAATACAAGAAGAAATTAATGAAAATGCTCAAGTAATAGTCCATATTGAACCTTTTTATAGTTTTTAACTTAGTTATAAAATACAAGTTATAAAAAAATATAATTTATAAAAAAAATATTATACCATAAATAATTTATAAAAATTATTTATGGTATAATATTTTCTATAAAGAAATTAAGTCTTAATATATCTAAGGAGGAATTTACAATGAGATACGTTGAATATGGAAAGACAGGGAAAATGGTTTCAGTAGTTGGCTATGGAGGATTAAGGTTTGATTTAGAAAAAAGTAATCAAGAAAATGCTGATTTAGTCAAATATGCGTATGAAAAAGGTATTAATTACTTTGATACAGCACCAGGGTATTGTGATGACAGAAGTGAAGATATATTTGGACTAGCCTTTAGACAAATGATAAAGGAAGGTAAGACCGATTTTTATGTATCAACTAAAGAAAAGCCAAAAGCATGTGATACATCAGAAAAAGCTATAGAGGCTGTAAAAAAATCAATAGAACGATTAGGCGTATCTAAAATAAATTTTTATCATGTTTGGAATATTAGAAAGATGGAACATTACGAACTAGCAATGAGACCTGGAGGTCAATATGAAGGATTATTGAAATGTAAAGAAGAAGGATTGATAGACCATATAGTATTTTCATCTCATCAACCAGGAGATGAGGTTATAGATATTCTAAGTGAAAATAAGTTTGAAGGTGTAACTATGGGAATAAATATATTAAACTTTCCATATAGGCTAAAAGGTGCCAAATATGCTGTTGATAATGGATATGGTGTTGTGGCAATGAATCCATTAAGTGGTGGAACTATTCCAAAGTATAATAAAGAACTTTCTTTTCTATCAAAAGATGGCGAAAGTACTATAGAATCAGCTTTAAGATTCAACATAGGAATTTCACAAATAAGTATATCTTTGATAGGGTTTAATAAAAAACAAGATATAGATGATGCATGTAAAATTGCAGACGAAAATAGAATTTATTCAGATGAGGATATACATGATATTGAGACTAGATTAAATAAGAATATGAACGAAATATGTACAGGTTGTGGTTATTGTAAAGTATGTCCAAAAGGTATTAATACCCCAGCCTATATGCTTTTTTATAATGAAAAGCAGATGTTTAAAAAGAGTGATGAAGAAATGACAAAGTTAGTTTATGGCTTAGGACATTGGAATTACACAATGAATAGTAAGGCAAAAGCTAAAGAATGTATATCTTGTGGAAAATGTGAAGTTGAATGTACTCAGCATTTACCTATAATAGATAGATTAAAAGAAATTAAAAAATGGGAAGAAGATGGAGTTAATAGTGTTAAAGTCTAATTAATTTTATACTATATTTGAAATTTGTATAGTATTTAGTAATGTTTTAAAATATAGTTTTAATATTTAAGGAGACAGATTATAATTTTGTCTCCTTAAATTATGCTTTAATTTGTTATAGTTTAATTCCATAAGCAACATTGTATATTTTTATATAAAGTTTTTCAAATATTTTACATTAATATTGCTTACAAATTCTCATTTTATACAACACTAATCTATGTTATATAAACAATACTTGACTGATTATAACATCAATAAAGTAAATATTGTGGTTGTAAATAAAGAGTTATTCAATTACAATAAAACAAGTAAGAACATTATGAAGATGGCTATTAAATATAAGGAATAAATTGTAGGTGTCAGCAAATCCTATATAATGAATGGATGGTGATATATTGATGAGTAAAATATTAAAATATAAAAACGAGATGTTTTTGTTTATATTAGTTGTAATAACTTACTTAATAATAACTAAGATATTTTTTTCTAAGACTACTATATTTTATGATTTAAACAATACTTATGATGTATTGTTAGATACAGATACAGGAGTTTTATTCAATTTAAATGTATTTGCTATAAGTCAAGACAATAGTAAGCACATATTGTTTTCAGCAATTATATCAATTTTTGCATATCCAATATACCTATTTTGTACTTCAATAGCAAATCCTGGGACAACAGATTTTAATAGTGCCTATGGGTTTGGACTAATTTGTCTACAAATAATAACTAGTGCTATGTCAATAACTTTAGTCTTTAATCATATTAAAAAGATAAAAATGCAGAGATTAACTTTAATTTTACTTACTATGATAATGATATTTTCTTTTCCACAGTTATTTATGACTTTAAATGTAGAGAGATTTATATATAGCCAATTTTCATTAATATTTTTCATAGTTATTGCAAATAAGATGAAAGGAAAAAATTCTTATTTAGTAGAATTAGCAGCTATTCCTCTATTTGGAATAACTATTAGTAATATATATTTGTATTTTTTTAATATGATATTTGAGTTTAAATTAAAAATAGGAAAAATGTTAAAACATTTAATTACATTTATCCTAATGGCATATATTTGTGTAGTTTCAACAAAGTCTTATGAGAGTTTTATGAACCTTGGAAATGTAATACAGTATGATACGAAATTTATAAGTGGAGAACCAATTTTGGAAAAGATTGCAATGATTATAGAGAGATTATTGTATTCGGTTTTTTATTTTCCTGGAGCAAGTATTAAAAAAGGGTTATTTTTGCAAAATGGAGAAGTTGCTACAATACCAGTAATTCTTACATTATTAGCTTTATGTTTTTGTGTTTTATCAGTTATTGAAAATTCAGAAAAAAGAGTTCCTAAGCTATGTATGGGAATAATTATATTCAATCTAACTTTACATGGTATAGTAGGATATAATCTAGTCAATTCAAGTATTATGGCTATAAATTTTAGTTTTGCAGTTATAATTTTATTGGCTTACTTTACGAAAGCGCTTAGAAAAAATGAAAAGAATATGTATAATATATTTCTATCGCTGTTATTGGTTACTATAGTAATCAGTAATGTCAATGGATTTATAGAAATTTTAAACATAGGGATAAAATCATATCCTGTTTAAAAAATAATATTGAAAGGGTAGTAAGTTTATGAAACAGACCAATACAAGTATAAGGCTTCTTACTAAAATTTCAGATTATATAAAGTTAATGAGAATAAAGCAATATATAAAGAATTTCTTTGTATTTTCAGCTATAATTTTTTCAAACAACATACTAAATATAAATTTATTTTTAAATACGTTTATTGCGTTTGTGTGTTTTTGTCTAATGTCATCATCAGTATATGCACTGAATGATGCTATAGACATGGATAAAGATAAAAAACATCCTAAAAAATGTAATAGACCAGTGGCAAGTGGAAGAATAAGCAAAAAAAGTGCTAATATACTATTTGTAGTATTAGCTTTAATTTCAGTCTGTTTATCAACAGTTGTTAGTTTTAATCTTTCTATAATTCTCAGTCTCTATTTGATAAACAATATATTATATTCTCTTAAACTAAAGAATATAATACTATTAGATGTGTTTTCAATATCTCTTGGTTTTATACTTAGGGTTTATGCAGGATGTGTAGCCATAAGTGTTAGTTTATCAAATTGGATAATTTTATGTACATTTTTCTTATCTCTGTACTTAGCTCTTGGAAAACGTAAAAAAGAAATAGAAACTTTAAGAGATGATGCAGTTGAACATAGAAAAATATTGGAAGATTATGACATAGAAAATCTAAATCAAATGATGATAGTTATATTAAGTTCTACAATTGTATGTTATGCATTGTATTCTACAAGTAATCCAGAAAAGCCACATATGATATTTACAACAATATTTGTAGTTTATGGTGTACTTAGATATAATTATATAATTAACACTACAAATGAAAATAATCCTACTGATATTGTCCTAAAAGATAATGCTTTAAAAATAAACGTAATCTTATGGATAATTACATGTTTAATAATATTGATTTTTTAGTGATATTTTTAGTGATAGGATGGGGAAATACTTATGAAAAAAAGTGTATTATTACTTGATGTAGATTATACTGTTATAAATACTGATAGCATGATAGATTTTTTTATTTACTCTTTAAAAAATAAAACCTTTAAAACTATTATAAAGTTGCCATACATTATTTTTATTCTATTTATGTATTTAATTAGAATGATACCTTTGAAGAAGGCAAAAGAGGCAATCTTTTATCCAATAGTAGATTTTAGTGAAGAAGATTTAAAAAAGTTTTTTGATGATTGCATAATGAAAAAAATTAACGAATCTATGAAAAAGGTTATTTACAAAAATAAAGAAGAAGATAATGTTATAATTATGATAACTGCATCTCCATATGCATATATGAAATATTTTAAGTATTATGGTCTTGCAGACGAGGTTATAGGCACGGAGTTTTTTTATGAAAATTCAAGATATAAAAATCAATTCATTGGAGAAAACTGTAAGGGAATTGAAAAAGTAAAAAGAATAAAGGCTGTATTAGGTAAACTTGGGATAGAGATTGATTATGAAAATTCATATGCATATTCAGACTCTAAGAGTGATTTACCAATGCTTTCATTGACTAAAAATGCATTTTTAGTTAGTAAAAAGGATGGTGAGGTTATAGAGCAAATAAATTCATAACTTAATGTCACTTAGAATAGGAGGGAATAGTTTGGGATATTTACACATATTAATTTTATCTATGGTTCCTGTAACAGAATTGAGGGGAGCCATTCCTATAGGTATTGCAATGGGCTTAAATCCTATATGGGTTTATGTATTTAGTGTAATAGGTTCTACATTGGTATCGATTCCCTTGATATTGACATTCAGACATGTATTGCAATTTTTAAGAGGGAAGAAACTATTTAAAGGGATTGCTGATGTAATTGATAGAAAAATAAACTCAAGAATGAAGAAATTAAAAAGTGTTTCGATAATTGGTATAATACTATTTGTAGGTATACCACTGCCAACTACAGGAACATGGACTGCATCTGCTATAGCTTCCATATTAAAAATGAGAATAAAAGATGCTTTTATGGGAGTATTTCTTGGTAATTTGTTATCAGGGGTTATAGTTTCAGCTCTTTCTTTACATATAATATAAAACTATCTAAGTAATATACTTGGATAGTTTTTTTATGAGTATATGTGAAAAATTTTTAATAATAAATAAAAAATGAGATAAAGTATTTAACTTCAGTTAGTTCTAAAATGTTTACTATGGCAAAAGAAATATAGTATAGTATTACTTGTAGGGAAAGTACTCTAAATTTGTCTGCTAATAAAATGAAATTTTTATATAGAATAAAATTTTAGTGATACATTTTAATTATTGGATTGAGGAGGTTTTAAAATGGAAAATTCAAACACTAACTTAGGTAGTGAAAGTGTGGGTAAATTATTATTTAAACTTGCTACACCTGCTATTATCGCACAAATTGTAAATGTTTTATACAACATAGTCGATAGGATTTTTATTGGTAGAATGGAAAATGGAGAAGTTGCTATGGCTGGTGTTGGAGTGGCATTTCCAATAATAATTATAATAACTGCATGTAGTTATTTAATCGGTATGGGAGGAGGTCCATTAGCTGCTATAAAAATGGGTGAGCAAAACAATGATGAGGCAGAGAAAATAATGAGTAACAGTTTTTCTGTACTGGTGATTTTAGCAATACTTTTGACTATAGGTTTTAAGATTGGAAAAGAGCCTTTACTTTGGATGTTTGGAGCAAGTGAATCTACAATTGGATATTCAATGGACTATTTAAATATTTATTTAATAGGTACAGTGTTTGTTCAGATTTCAATGGGTATGAATACTTTTATAAATACCCAAGGGTTTGCTACAACTGGAATGATGACAGTTGCTATAGGTGCTTTAATAAACATAATACTTGACCCGATTTTTATATTTGGCTTTAATATGGGTGTAAAAGGAGCTGCATTAGCTACTATAATTGCACAAGGCGTTTCTGCTATTTGGGTGCTTATGTTTCTCTTTGGAAAGAAAAGTATACTTAAAATAAAAAAGAAGTATATGATACCAAAAGCAAGTATCATCTTACCAGTGCTTGGCTTGGGAATCTCTCCATTTATAATGCAATCTACAGAAAGTTTAGTACTTATAGCCTTAAATAGTAAATTACAAATGTATGGAGGAGATTTAGCAGTAGGTTCAATGGCCATAATGAGCAGTATAATGCAAATTCTTATGCTTCCTAATATGGGGGTTACACAAGGAGCACAACCAATAATAAGTTATAATTATGGTTCAGGTCAACTTGATAGAGTAAAAAAGACATTTAAGTTGTGTTTATTGTCATGTTTTACATATTCTACTATTTTATGGCTTTTATTAATGATATTTCCTGCATTTTTTGTTAGTATATTTAATAAGAATCCGCAGTTACTTAGTATGACTAGTTGGAGTATAAAAATATATTTTGCTGGTGCTTTTATGTTTGGGATTCAAATAGCTTGTCAACAGACATTTTTAGCACTTGGAAAAGCAACAATATCTTTGGTTTTAGCTCTACTTAGAAAGATTGTACTTTTAATACCTTTAATATTTATACTTCCAACATTCTTTAATGAAAAACTTTTTGCAGTAATTTTAGCAGAGCCAGTTGCAGATATAACAGCTGCTACTATAACAGCAATTTCTTTCTTTATATTTTATAAATGTTTTCTATCAAAACCTAAAGCAATAAAAGAATAAGATATACAATATAAATTTTTTATGAAAATATTTTATTAGATAAAAATTAGAATTTGTATTTTAATTTAATAAGATATTTTCTATAATGTATAAATATATGAAGTTGAATTTATTTTAAAAATTATAGTAAGAAAAATGTAAGTATTTGCAATATTAATGGTATAATATTTACAGATATGATAATCAATAAGAGGAAAGGATGTTTATAATGGAAAATGATTTAACAATGCAAGAATTACTTGACCAGCAAGAACAAGTATTCAGCAAAGTGAAAGTTGGAGAATTGACAACTGGAAAAATAACTGCAGTGAGAAATGATGAAGTACAATTAGGATTAGACTATGGGTTTGATGGAATAATACCTATAAGTGAATTGAACATAGAAAAAAATCAATATATAGAAGATATATACCACATAGGTGATGAAATAACTGCTGTAATAACAAAAGTATCTCAAAAAGATGGTACAATAACTTTATCTAAATTACAACTTGACAAAAGAAATGATTTTGCCGAGTTACAAAAGGCTTATGATGAACATAGAATAATAACTGTAAATGTTGAAAAGAATATAGATAAAGGTGTATTTGCTAATTACAATACATATACATTTTTTATACCAATTTCTCAACTTGATACAAAATTTATTACAGATACATCTAAATTTGTTGGTCTTAACTTAGAAGTTTATATAAAAGAATTGGATGTTAGAAAAAATAGACTTGTAGCATCTCATAGAGATGTATTACAAGAGCGTATAAATAAAGAGAGAGAAGAAAGAAGAGCTCAAATTAAGGCAGAAAAAGAAGCTGAAAGAGCAAGAATTAAGCAAGAAAGAGAAGAAGAAAAGGCTCGTATCAAAGCAGCTAAAGAAGACTTATTTAATTCTCTTGAAGTTGGACAAAAAAGAGATGGTAAGGTGACAAAGATAATGCCTTATGGTGCATTTGTGGATATTGGTGGGATTGAAGGATTAGCACATATAAATAATTTAGCTTGGACAAGAGTTGAAAGTGTTGAAGATGTTGTTTCAGAGGGACAAGAAGTAGAAGTTTATGTGTTGGATGTAAATAAAGAGACTAAAAAAATTGCCTTGGCATTAAAAGACATAAATAATGACCCTTGGGATTTAATAGCAAAAGAAGTACAAATTGATGATGTTGTCAATGCTAAAGTTCTTAGAATAATAGAAAAAGGGGCTTTTGTTCAAATTAAAGAAGGTGTAGATGCGTATTTACCAATATCTGAATTGAGTGATACTAGAGTGGCTAAAGTTACTAATGTTGTTAATATTGGAGATGAGGTTAAAGTTAAGATTCTTGATTTTAAACCAAAGACTAAAAGAATGTTGGTTTCAATAAAAGAAGCAACTAGAGAGCCAGAAGAGGATATAACAGAATACCTAGAAGTAGAGGAATCTTTAGGAAGTATTGGAGAATTATTTAAAGATAAATTTAAAGATTTAGAAGTGTAAAATAATTGAAAATGGGGCTGTTTTAAAACGTTACACTGTCTATTATGACAGCTTTAGTTTTGAAATAGCCCTTTAGCTATTTTCACGAATTTATGTAAAATATTAGGAGGAAATTTAATGAAAAAGTCTATTATGGATGTACATTGTCACACTCTAATAAGTGGACATGCACATAGTACTTTCAAGGAAAATGTCGAAGAGGCGAGTAAGAAGAATATAAAATACTTAGGAATATCAGACCATGGACCTAATATGCCAGGAGGACCACATCCATTCTATTTTTATAATTTGCATTTGCTTCCACGTGAAGTGCAAGGCGTAAAGATTCTTAGAGGAATAGAAGGAAATATAATGGATTATAATGGTAATTTAGATGTTCAAGAAGATATGTTGCAACATTTGGATTATATAATCGCAAGTTTGCATAGACCTTGTATAGCTTCTGGTACAAAAGAAGAAAATACAAATGCTATTTTAAAAGTTATGGATAAACCTAAGGTAAAAATAATTGGACATCCAGATGACAGTAGGTATCCTTTAGATTATGAACCTATAGTAAAAAAAGCTAAAGATAAAAATATCCTTTTAGAAATAAATAATTCATCATTAAGTTCAAATTCTCATAGAACGGGTACTTGGGAAAATGTAAGTCATATGTTGACATTGTGTAAAACATATGGTGCAAGAGTAATTCTTGGTACTGACTCTCATATATGTTATTCTATAGGAGAATTTGAAAATGCAGAAAAAGTTTTAGAAGCAGTAGATTTTCCAGATGAATTAGTCATAAATTATCATGAAGATGAAATTATAGAATTTTTTGATATAAATTTTTAGAATCTTGGGAGTGAAAAAATTTGAGTAAAAATAAGTTTATCTATATGAATTATTATGACAATGGTTATTTTAAAAAAGGAATGACTATATATATGGTTTTAGCACTTATAATTTTAGCTACAATTTTTATATATTCAACGACAATATTATATATTTTATGTATAATAACAGCAGTTTTTCTATTTAAACAAGGTCGTGATTTTTCAAATAAATATGAGGGAAAAGTATATATTACTCTCGATAATCATTCAATATTAATAAATAATCAATGTATATTCAGTATAAAATCTAAACAAAGTCAAAAGTTTAATTATAAGATAATAGAAAAAATAGAAGTAGTAAAAAATATATTAAATATATACACTGACGAATCTAATTATAAAATTAGATTAAGGGCATTGAGTTTGGAAGATGAAAAAAAATTATTGAATATCATAGATGAAAAGATGAAAAAGTTTAAGGCATAATATCATACTGTTTTCAATAGTTAGCATGTTTTATAGAATTGCTTATCAAAAATAAAAAATTGAGATAATTATTTTTTGTGTTGACAATACATTTTAATGTGTATATAATAACTATTAAATCAAAATATTTAGAAAATTTAAATGATTAAAAAAGTGATGAATAGAAGTAGTAAGAACAATGAAACTTTCAGAGAGCTAAAGGATGGTGTGATTTAGTAGTTGATAGTTCTGAACTTGTCTAGGAGCTGTTTTCTAAGATTTAAATCTTAGAATAATCGGAGTAATTCCACGTTATAGGAAATATAGTCATTATAATTATTGTATTGGCTATTACTAAGGGAGCTTTTTAGAAAGCTAAATAGAGTGGTACCGCGAGCAAAACCTCGTCTCTAATTTTATTAGAGATGAGGTTTTTTTTATTCTAATGATAAAATTGACATTTATCCTTATGAATTGTGCAGGATTGCGTCGATATGAGGTATACTGAATACAAAAAACAGAAAAAGGGGGAAATAACATGAAGTGTGGAAAGTATAAAAAATATGATAAAATGCAAATAGTAAATCGTAAATGGCCAGATAATGAAATATTTAAGGCTCCAATTTGGTGTAGTGTCGATTTAAGAGACGGAAATCAGTCACTGCCAACACCTATGAGTGTAAATGAAAAAGTCAGAATGTTCAAAATGCTTATTGATACAGGATTTAAAGAAATAGAGGTAGGATTTCCATCAGCATCAAATACAGAGTATACATTTTTAAGAAAATTAATAGATGAGAATATGATTCCAGATGATGTAACTATACAAGTACTTACACAATCTAGGGCTCATCTTATAGAAAAAACATTTGAATCAATAAGGGGATGTAAAAAAGCAATTATACATTTATATAACTCTACATCTGTTCTTCAAAGAGATGTGGTTTTTAATATGAGTAAACAAGAAATAATAGATATAGCAGTTGAAGGAGCAAAATTATTTAATGAAGAAGTAAAAAAATATCCAGAAACAGAATTTACTTTTGAATATTCACCAGAGAGTTTTACAGGAACAGAGATGGATTATGCACTTGAAATATGTGAGGCAGTGATAGATGTTTGGAAACCAACTCCTCAAAAAAAAGTAATAATAAATCTTCCATCAACAGTTGAAATGGCAACACCAAACGTATATGCAGACCAAATAGAATGGTTTTGTAAAAATATAAGTTGTAGGGATTCTATTATACTAAGTTTGCATACTCACAATGATAGAGGAACTTGTACGGCTGCAAGTGAACTTGGATTATTGGCTGGTGCCGATAGACTTGAAGGAACACTATTTGGAAATGGTGAAAGAACTGGGAATATGGATATAGTAAATGTGGGACTTAATCTTTATACACAAGGAATAGACCCAGAGCTAGATTTTAGCAATATAGATAAGATAATAGGTATATATGAAGACTGTACAAAACTTATGGTACATGATAGACATCCATATGCAGGTAATCTTGTACATTGTGCTTTTTCAGGTTCACATCAAGATGCTATTAGAAAAGGCATGATAGCAATGAAAAACAGAGATAATGATTACTGGGAAGTTCCATATTTACCAATAGACCCTCATGATATTGGAAGAGAATACAAAGAAATTATAAGGATAAATAGCCAATCTGGAAAAGGAGGAGCTGTTTATATAATGGAAACAGATTATGGATTTATGATACCTAAGAATATGCATTCTGATTTTGGAAATGTAGTCAAAATGGAATCTGATAGAATTGGGGAAGAACTTAGTAGTGAAGCAATATTTAATTTGTTTAAGAAAGAATATATTGAAGTTGAGAGCCCTTATAAAGTTAAGAAGTATAAAATAAAATCAATGGATGAATTAAACTATGAAAATGATGATTCTAATGATACTAACATGATTGAGATGACTGCAAGAATAAGTTATATGGGAAATGAACAAAGGATTGTTGGTATAGGAAATGGACCTGTAGATTCATTTAATAATGCACTAAAGCAATGTGGCATGAAAGATTATAAATTTAGATATTACTGGGAACATGCATTAGAGGAAGGGTCACATTCAAGAGGGGTAGCTTATGTAGGAATAGAGCACAATAATGAAGTCTATTTTGGTGTAAGTATATCGGAAAACATAAATACAGCAGCTATTAATGCACTTATGAATGCAATAAATAAAAGTTATATTGAGGAGGAAATAAAAAATGGGGATGACTATGACGCAGAAAATATTAGCCAAACATGCTAAATTAAATGAAGTTAAGAAAGGGCAATTAATCGAAGCAGATTTAGATGTAGTTTTAGGTAATGATATAACATCACCAGTAGCCATTAGAGAATTTGAAAAATTAGGAATTGAAGATGTTTATGATAAGACTAAAGTAGTGATGGTTTTAGACCACTTTACACCTAATAAAGATATAAAGAGTGCAGAACAATGTAAATTTACAAGAAGTTTCGCAAAATCAAAAGGAGTTGTAAATTTTTTTGATGTAGGAG from Clostridioides difficile ATCC 9689 = DSM 1296 includes the following:
- the leuA gene encoding 2-isopropylmalate synthase, with protein sequence MKCGKYKKYDKMQIVNRKWPDNEIFKAPIWCSVDLRDGNQSLPTPMSVNEKVRMFKMLIDTGFKEIEVGFPSASNTEYTFLRKLIDENMIPDDVTIQVLTQSRAHLIEKTFESIRGCKKAIIHLYNSTSVLQRDVVFNMSKQEIIDIAVEGAKLFNEEVKKYPETEFTFEYSPESFTGTEMDYALEICEAVIDVWKPTPQKKVIINLPSTVEMATPNVYADQIEWFCKNISCRDSIILSLHTHNDRGTCTAASELGLLAGADRLEGTLFGNGERTGNMDIVNVGLNLYTQGIDPELDFSNIDKIIGIYEDCTKLMVHDRHPYAGNLVHCAFSGSHQDAIRKGMIAMKNRDNDYWEVPYLPIDPHDIGREYKEIIRINSQSGKGGAVYIMETDYGFMIPKNMHSDFGNVVKMESDRIGEELSSEAIFNLFKKEYIEVESPYKVKKYKIKSMDELNYENDDSNDTNMIEMTARISYMGNEQRIVGIGNGPVDSFNNALKQCGMKDYKFRYYWEHALEEGSHSRGVAYVGIEHNNEVYFGVSISENINTAAINALMNAINKSYIEEEIKNGDDYDAENISQTC
- a CDS encoding phosphatase, with amino-acid sequence MKKSIMDVHCHTLISGHAHSTFKENVEEASKKNIKYLGISDHGPNMPGGPHPFYFYNLHLLPREVQGVKILRGIEGNIMDYNGNLDVQEDMLQHLDYIIASLHRPCIASGTKEENTNAILKVMDKPKVKIIGHPDDSRYPLDYEPIVKKAKDKNILLEINNSSLSSNSHRTGTWENVSHMLTLCKTYGARVILGTDSHICYSIGEFENAEKVLEAVDFPDELVINYHEDEIIEFFDINF
- a CDS encoding 30S ribosomal protein S1, translated to MFIMENDLTMQELLDQQEQVFSKVKVGELTTGKITAVRNDEVQLGLDYGFDGIIPISELNIEKNQYIEDIYHIGDEITAVITKVSQKDGTITLSKLQLDKRNDFAELQKAYDEHRIITVNVEKNIDKGVFANYNTYTFFIPISQLDTKFITDTSKFVGLNLEVYIKELDVRKNRLVASHRDVLQERINKEREERRAQIKAEKEAERARIKQEREEEKARIKAAKEDLFNSLEVGQKRDGKVTKIMPYGAFVDIGGIEGLAHINNLAWTRVESVEDVVSEGQEVEVYVLDVNKETKKIALALKDINNDPWDLIAKEVQIDDVVNAKVLRIIEKGAFVQIKEGVDAYLPISELSDTRVAKVTNVVNIGDEVKVKILDFKPKTKRMLVSIKEATREPEEDITEYLEVEESLGSIGELFKDKFKDLEV